Proteins co-encoded in one Rhodopirellula bahusiensis genomic window:
- a CDS encoding recombinase family protein gives MSKINSPQTTSSGFVVVSTFSQGKRPRGLPERADLLALATTYLEKQTLHWPGLAGGKLLPKQDQESLARLANEFEASYASGQLGSPIAPATLGSDSPELGAAYIRYSDANSNTRSLDQQLINVLQIARREQVFIPWNRVFADAAISGTTVNRSGYQMLRELVQSDQSQITRLFVDDLDRLNREQIESLRFLQLVNANNMRLTTANGFDSSQQMSKLTHAFKAIQNELFVDQLKEKVIRGMKDEHAQGQNLGLPPTGFKVVPKRDASGVPILDRNGKCETEVVIDEEAAAVVRRIFSMYADEKKSPGDIARTLCQENALDRNGWNATTIGRTLRNERYIGVYVWGKRRTTKNPETGKRQDVMRPESEHLRREDPHLRIIDDELWKAVQNRLAEMSRNTRPKGAKKSRQACYPTRLFDLYCGYCDKPLWLSRSGKYSHLQCLHGKGGSNNCELRTSKSIRIIDDCILQFIKTQVLDEAIVDGLLVKANAFLAEEAAKPTKDTAELIAKIQAEEHTIKRLAERLAVLGDGIAAQTLLQSAVRAQEELKRLQAELDIASAVNFRPEPIGREAFMALLVHLRELMHEDVVASHEVLAKSLGRVNITQGPKAKRGHTWIAELDINPAPVFLEIAKNKNCPSSGSLDYLQIRSWTNKNPITVKIDQRGEYQQISSDPKASSPNTPPSG, from the coding sequence ATGTCAAAAATCAACTCGCCTCAAACGACGTCATCAGGTTTCGTTGTCGTGTCCACTTTCAGTCAAGGGAAGCGTCCTCGGGGCCTTCCGGAACGTGCCGACTTGCTTGCACTCGCGACAACCTATCTGGAAAAACAGACTTTGCATTGGCCTGGGCTCGCCGGCGGCAAGCTTCTTCCCAAACAAGACCAGGAGTCACTTGCTCGGTTGGCGAACGAGTTCGAGGCAAGCTACGCCTCGGGCCAGTTGGGCTCTCCAATTGCTCCGGCGACCCTCGGATCCGACTCCCCTGAACTTGGTGCTGCCTACATCCGCTACAGCGACGCCAACTCGAATACGCGGTCGCTCGATCAACAGCTAATCAACGTTCTGCAAATCGCGCGGCGGGAACAGGTCTTCATCCCTTGGAACCGCGTTTTCGCCGACGCGGCAATTAGCGGAACAACGGTCAATCGATCGGGCTACCAAATGCTCCGCGAGCTGGTTCAGTCTGATCAATCGCAGATCACTCGACTGTTTGTCGACGACCTTGACCGACTGAATCGAGAGCAGATCGAGTCGCTTCGGTTTCTTCAGCTAGTAAACGCAAACAACATGCGTCTCACAACTGCCAATGGCTTTGACTCGTCGCAGCAAATGTCGAAATTGACACACGCGTTCAAAGCGATTCAGAATGAGCTTTTCGTTGATCAGCTGAAGGAGAAGGTGATTCGAGGGATGAAAGACGAACATGCCCAGGGACAGAATCTCGGCCTTCCGCCAACGGGATTCAAGGTTGTGCCCAAACGTGACGCTTCGGGAGTTCCCATCCTCGATCGGAACGGCAAGTGCGAAACAGAAGTCGTGATCGATGAGGAAGCGGCGGCGGTTGTTCGCAGAATTTTCTCGATGTACGCAGACGAGAAGAAGAGCCCTGGAGACATTGCTCGAACACTGTGCCAAGAAAACGCGTTGGATCGAAATGGCTGGAACGCGACAACGATTGGCCGCACGTTGAGAAACGAACGCTACATTGGAGTCTACGTGTGGGGGAAGCGCCGTACCACAAAGAATCCAGAGACCGGAAAGCGTCAAGATGTCATGCGTCCGGAGTCTGAGCATCTTCGACGCGAGGATCCTCACCTGCGTATCATTGACGACGAACTTTGGAAGGCCGTCCAAAACCGCCTCGCTGAAATGTCGCGCAACACCCGGCCGAAGGGGGCCAAGAAATCGCGGCAAGCATGCTATCCTACGAGGTTGTTCGATTTGTACTGTGGGTATTGTGACAAGCCGCTATGGCTCAGCAGAAGCGGCAAGTACTCTCACCTGCAGTGTCTCCATGGAAAAGGGGGATCAAATAATTGTGAGCTGCGAACCTCCAAATCGATCCGCATCATTGATGACTGCATTCTCCAATTCATTAAAACCCAGGTTCTCGACGAAGCGATCGTCGACGGTCTGCTCGTGAAGGCCAACGCATTCTTAGCCGAAGAGGCCGCGAAGCCGACAAAGGACACTGCGGAGCTGATTGCCAAGATTCAAGCGGAAGAACATACCATCAAGCGACTTGCCGAACGGCTTGCCGTTCTCGGTGACGGCATCGCGGCCCAGACGCTGCTGCAAAGCGCCGTGAGAGCTCAAGAAGAGTTGAAACGCCTGCAGGCGGAACTGGATATCGCTTCGGCAGTGAATTTTCGTCCGGAGCCAATTGGTCGTGAAGCGTTCATGGCGTTGCTAGTGCATCTACGTGAGCTGATGCACGAGGATGTGGTTGCATCACACGAAGTCTTGGCAAAGTCGCTCGGCCGAGTCAACATCACGCAGGGCCCCAAGGCCAAACGGGGGCACACTTGGATTGCTGAACTGGACATCAACCCAGCCCCCGTATTTCTGGAGATCGCCAAGAACAAGAATTGTCCAAGTTCGGGTTCACTGGATTACCTCCAGATCCGAAGTTGGACAAACAAAAATCCCATCACTGTTAAGATTGACCAACGCGGGGAATACCAGCAAATCAGCAGCGACCCAAAGGCCTCGTCGCCAAACACTCCTCCATCCGGATAG
- a CDS encoding tyrosine-type recombinase/integrase, whose protein sequence is MPNPIAYKKYNKTAYLFRFNRPDTGKRTTLRLGVVSKSVANDFGQRIDEILECNKYQTDLSPKLYSWLSKLEDETYDLLVRAGLLAARQASTLPRLKVFLDDYRELKKGGGGRSGGWKPGTSNNRKQSADDLVRYFGEDKALHEISAGDAEDWFQWMQKPAPKGRGLSAATASKKLKDARQFFRYAVKKKLIDENPFEDLRIPTQDNPDRLVEVTRETVQKLIDAFDDPEFKLVLALARFAGLRVPSEVSCLTWDDIDFDEETMRVFASKTEHHSRGGHRICPLLPELVPYLQAVRPADAKHDDFVFRQLRGPKLNLRTPLLRKIESLKMEPWPKLFQNLRANALTDLAEEHPIHKVCRWLGNTVDVAMRHYVIIKKREYDGPRQDRKNR, encoded by the coding sequence ATGCCAAACCCCATTGCGTACAAAAAGTACAACAAGACAGCGTACCTCTTCCGTTTCAATCGACCTGATACAGGCAAGCGAACCACCTTGCGTCTGGGTGTCGTTTCGAAGTCCGTTGCAAATGACTTCGGTCAAAGGATTGACGAGATTCTGGAATGCAACAAGTACCAAACCGATTTGAGCCCGAAGCTCTATAGCTGGCTCTCGAAGCTGGAAGACGAGACCTACGATTTGCTCGTCAGGGCCGGGCTCCTGGCTGCCCGTCAGGCATCGACCCTGCCGCGATTGAAAGTCTTCCTTGATGACTATCGAGAACTCAAGAAGGGCGGTGGCGGACGAAGCGGCGGCTGGAAGCCTGGCACCTCGAACAATCGCAAACAAAGCGCGGATGACTTGGTCCGGTACTTCGGCGAAGACAAGGCTCTCCACGAAATCAGTGCTGGTGACGCGGAGGACTGGTTCCAGTGGATGCAGAAGCCAGCTCCCAAGGGACGTGGACTATCCGCGGCCACGGCATCGAAGAAGCTCAAGGACGCTCGCCAGTTTTTCCGTTACGCGGTCAAGAAAAAACTGATCGACGAAAATCCATTCGAAGATCTTCGAATTCCAACCCAGGACAATCCTGATCGGCTGGTCGAAGTGACTCGCGAGACGGTGCAGAAACTGATTGATGCGTTCGACGATCCTGAGTTCAAGCTGGTCCTTGCGTTGGCCCGGTTTGCTGGGCTGCGTGTGCCCTCGGAGGTTTCTTGCCTCACCTGGGATGACATCGACTTTGATGAGGAGACGATGCGTGTCTTTGCTTCCAAGACGGAGCACCACTCACGTGGTGGCCACAGAATCTGCCCGCTTCTTCCTGAGCTCGTTCCTTACCTCCAGGCCGTACGGCCAGCCGACGCAAAGCACGATGACTTCGTGTTCAGGCAACTACGAGGCCCGAAGTTGAATTTGCGGACACCTCTGCTTCGCAAGATTGAGTCGCTGAAGATGGAGCCATGGCCAAAACTCTTCCAGAATCTACGAGCGAATGCACTAACCGACTTGGCTGAGGAGCACCCGATCCACAAGGTTTGTCGTTGGCTTGGCAACACGGTCGATGTAGCGATGCGACACTACGTGATCATCAAGAAGCGAGAATATGACGGGCCCCGCCAGGACAGGAAAAATCGCTAA
- a CDS encoding excisionase family DNA-binding protein: protein MSDSPNRKISVPKRLDARSTRIELRRPKTDRSSEPLAFTYQQAADALQVSVSTIKRRVESGDLHVVMIGTLPRIPKASIQQLLGEA, encoded by the coding sequence GTGATTCTCCGAATCGAAAGATCTCCGTCCCCAAACGATTGGACGCCCGTTCAACGCGGATTGAACTGCGGCGTCCGAAAACCGACCGATCAAGCGAACCCCTCGCGTTCACGTACCAGCAAGCAGCGGACGCGTTGCAGGTCAGCGTGTCGACGATCAAGCGTCGCGTCGAATCAGGAGATCTCCACGTCGTGATGATCGGCACGCTCCCCCGGATCCCCAAAGCCTCGATCCAGCAACTGCTGGGCGAAGCGTAG